The sequence GGAACTCCATGAAAACACGTTATACGCTCTTGATTTATACAAGCAAGAGAAGATTTTGTAGAAAAATATGGAAGTGGCATTTGTGACGTTCCATGTGTCATGGCTGCAGTCATAGCCAAAACCATTCCAAAACAGTGGAACATAGGGACATGTATCATCATGCGATCAGCAGTAGATAAGTCCATTCTGTCGCCTATACACTTGCCGTTATTTACGACATTATAATGGGTAAGCATAACTCCCTTTGGGAAGCCCGTGGTCCCTGATGTGTATTGCATATTACATACATCATGTACATTAACATTGGCTGCCATGCGATATAGTTTGTCATTTGGAACCGTGTCTGCTCTTTCTACAGCTTCTTCCCAAGTTAGAGCTCCGTTCATGCGGAAGCCTATTGTTATTACATTGCGCAAAAAGGGAAGCCTTGCACATGATAGGGGAATCCCGGGAGTCGCATTTTTGAGCTCAGGGCAGAGTTCGTTAATTGTTGCCTTATAATTTGAATCACGATAACCATCAATCATTATCAAAGTATGAGTATCGGACTGGCGCAACAAATATTCGGCGTCGTGTATTTTATATGCAGTATTCACCGTTACGAGAACGGCACCTATTTTTGTCGTTGCCCAAAACGCTATATACCACTGAGGGAGGTTAGTGCACCATACAGCAACGTGACTTTGTGCCTTTACCCCTAGAGATATCAAGGTTTTTGCAAATTTATCCACATCATCACGGAATTCAGAATAGGTTCTTGTATAGTCCAAAGTTGTGAATTTAAAGGCATATTGGTCCGGAAACTCATCGACCACTCTGTCAAGTACTTGTGAAAAAGTATAATCAATCAAGGTATCTTTTTGCCATATAAATTTTCCGGT is a genomic window of Synergistaceae bacterium containing:
- a CDS encoding AMP-binding protein, which translates into the protein MKLSLSTYGWSKYTWDTICRIAKNSGFSGIEIHSGHEPKLKGGIFNPNSANATYRDLLEKGLEVPCIDATSNITAPNKIQETCTEIEVCIKNAYNLRVPYVRIGAKESAWPEEEQKTTSIKCLEKLIPIAEKHGIVLLIETIALFSDTKKLCNILDYFACDNLAALWDMHHTVTKGGETAAETIKTLGAYVKHVHLKDYEIVNDKLEYRLIGEGSLPMKELMLALYSINYDGFISMEWEPEWMKEMTDIELISLHFVNYMNRFDNPARQSKSKRLYDNRSRTGKFIWQKDTLIDYTFSQVLDRVVDEFPDQYAFKFTTLDYTRTYSEFRDDVDKFAKTLISLGVKAQSHVAVWCTNLPQWYIAFWATTKIGAVLVTVNTAYKIHDAEYLLRQSDTHTLIMIDGYRDSNYKATINELCPELKNATPGIPLSCARLPFLRNVITIGFRMNGALTWEEAVERADTVPNDKLYRMAANVNVHDVCNMQYTSGTTGFPKGVMLTHYNVVNNGKCIGDRMDLSTADRMMIHVPMFHCFGMVLAMTAAMTHGTSQMPLPYFSTKSSLACINQERITCFHGVP